In Henningerozyma blattae CBS 6284 chromosome 6, complete genome, the following are encoded in one genomic region:
- the SLU7 gene encoding mRNA splicing protein SLU7 (similar to Saccharomyces cerevisiae SLU7 (YDR088C); ancestral locus Anc_8.222), whose protein sequence is MRTNNKNKKAKNNRNSNGSGGKSHENLHIPKYIRDQPWYYKDNKQLKKEKDNDTSDGTSSEDRPDYLVHHRQDKDKNSGIGIDNNNEAKVGKGINDEFVSSTDMNDKSMEQCDNCGLQGHVMKDCIELPQKKKRKYMEENEEKLKIQIRKDHEKDYDAKQDRWFGYDGSEYDEALAKWQTMKSEGAKKELNEEENDIDINILIEITKLGLDVKESLTYLEDCKEIQKGKSVTSVRLREDKAAYLNDINNTNHETNYDPKSRIYKSEELGKVDDKGKIFRRHLTGEGKEFNALNELARELSKKEGIKDEVKDIGKINHVLIANPTKYDQLKKRQQQQKERDSASETKKIVELKDCEAKKVTGTTISKKSKNLLKDLYG, encoded by the coding sequence ATGAGAaccaataataagaataaaaaagcaaaaaacaATAGAAATAGTAATGGTAGTGGTGGTAAGAGCCATGAAAATCTTCATATTCCAAAATACATTCGTGATCAACCATGGTATTATAAGGAcaataaacaattaaaaaaagaaaaagataatgACACTAGTGATGGCACATCTAGCGAAGATAGACCAGATTATTTAGTCCATCATAGACAGGATAAGGATAAAAACAGTGGGATTGGtattgataataacaatGAAGCTAAAGTCGGTAAGGGGATTAATGATGAGTTTGTCTCAAGTACAGATATGAACGATAAAAGTATGGAACAATGTGATAACTGTGGGTTGCAAGGTCATGTAATGAAAGATTGCATTGAATTACctcaaaaaaagaaacgaaAGTATATGGaggaaaatgaagaaaaattaaaaattcaaataagaAAAGATCATGAGAAAGATTATGATGCTAAACAGGATCGATGGTTTGGATATGATGGTAGTGAATATGATGAAGCATTGGCCAAATGGCAAACCATGAAGAGTGAAGGGGCTAAGAAAGAGctaaatgaagaagaaaatgatattgatattaatatattgattgaaattacaaaattggGGCTGGATGTTAAAGAGTCATTAACGTATTTAGAAGATTGCAAAGAAATCCAAAAAGGCAAGAGTGTTACCAGCGTGCGACTAAGGGAAGACAAAGCTGCTTACTTGAACGATATCAATAACACGAACCACGAAACAAATTACGATCCCAAATCCCGAATTTACAAGAGTGAGGAGTTAGGTAAAGTGGATGACAAGGGCAAGATATTTCGCAGGCACCTGACTGGGGAAGGGAAGGAATTCAATGCCTTGAACGAGCTTGCTAGAGAATTGAGTAAAAAAGAGGGCATTAAAGATGAAGTTAAAGATATCGGGAAAATAAACCATGTCCTGATTGCTAATCCTACCAAATACGaccaattgaaaaaaagacagcaacaacaaaaagaaaGGGACTCAGCTTCGGAGACGAAGAAAATTGTTGAGTTAAAGGACTGCGAGGCAAAGAAAGTCACAGGGACTACGATaagtaaaaaatcaaagaatCTCTTGAAAGATCTTTACGgctaa
- the GSM1 gene encoding Gsm1p (similar to Saccharomyces cerevisiae YJL103C; ancestral locus Anc_1.260), whose translation MTKRLSIEVKKSRQPVPIACEFCHYKHLQCDIARPCRNCVKRNVQQYCKDKEKKIRRSKVACKKSKKERKKKGKGAKSLLHIIDVKQSVSNTFNNDINTKSGGAHQKDAENLKFVLGSSLKSKNPIEYRLNDKININENFPIKTEFISSMDDNIINSESVLSDNQTQKQLDDIHSVQQIGTAMTTIQTTNNIINPIMEQLKGPYEKQFPDDLSETITFTTESEQDSSQPSPLVSSIASEQEPSLTKIMQKSHFPVDETMTKYESQNIPLNLDNIPINLPDLISQNSQPLSFNSVQFDLADETWNEEYKLENMNAALSKHIPKGNPLTNKSEESNSSIDLGFQNVAGYYNPTSLDNRNKFSHTSEYTTPRSKVNEENGMHSSQSIEALNHLFNSMCQADELINSDKSINKQQIGLDIVCNYMTVSSTGWSANKAIPNTYGKGWEMLSENNEEYNNYLNIFSDTHNLFNDNTMSNNEVSTSQQEPYSIGNSYTKITPEISLQQIEKLKSNNKNDKINKILSPFAIRQIIKTPQDLVTHGYLLTAPNYKRAYIKLYQRICQRISDTISNNKTGSLKNNKQKVEKSDIVLEKVICQQLHELLNLLITHYGPIFLQHLACFSPQDRFLQEYMFQSILLDLESCINSYPSPPIIIWRRTGEICYVNEQITDVLREKPEELLTGSRIIFEFFDNKTIVKYFEIFQYYLTYGPLLSEYQKDINSISNEYGFSVSQDGKSVFTNIRLKVGIENYIKAGCCFSIYSDNHNIPLLIMGQFFLIPNTK comes from the coding sequence ATGACAAAACGTTTATCTATAGAGGTTAAAAAGAGTCGGCAACCAGTCCCCATAGCATGTGAATTCTGTCATTATAAACATCTTCAGTGTGACATTGCAAGGCCATGTAGAAACTGTGTTAAAAGAAATGTACAACAATATTgtaaagataaagaaaaaaagattagAAGATCAAAAGTTGCATGTAAGAAGAGTAAAAaggaaagaaagaaaaaaggcAAAGGCGCCAAAAGTTTACTCCATATAATTGATGTAAAGCAATCTGTTAGCAATACGttcaataatgatataaatACTAAAAGTGGTGGAGCTCATCAGAAAGACGCAGAGAACCTAAAATTTGTCTTAGGCAGCTCATTGAAATCTAAAAATCCAATAGAATATagattaaatgataaaatcaatattaatgaaaatttccCTATTAAGACTGAATTTATATCAAGTATGgatgataatataataaacaGTGAATCAGTACTAAGTGATAATCAAACTCAAAAACAGTTAGATGATATTCATAGTGTACAACAAATAGGGACGGCAATGACCACAATACAAACTACAAATAACATTATAAACCCAATCATGGAACAGTTGAAAGGTCCCTACGAAAAACAATTTCCTGATGATCTATCAGAGACTATTACCTTTACTACAGAATCTGAGCAAGATAGTTCTCAACCTTCCCCCCTAGTAAGCTCTATAGCTTCAGAACAAGAACCAtctttaacaaaaataatgcAAAAATCGCATTTTCCAGTAGATGAAACAATGACAAAATATGAATCTCAAAACATACCGttaaatttagataatattCCAATAAATTTGCCAGATTTAATATCACAAAATTCACAGCCTCTGAGTTTTAATAGTGTTCAATTTGATTTAGCTGACGAAACTTGGaatgaagaatataaattagaaaatatgaaTGCAGCATTATCAAAGCATATACCGAAAGGTAATCCTTTAACTAATAAATCGGAAGAATCTAATAGTTCTATTGACTTAGGTTTTCAAAATGTTGCAGGTTATTACAACCCAACTTCATTAGacaatagaaataaattctCACATACCTCCGAATACACTACTCCACGTAGTAAAGtgaatgaagaaaatggaATGCATAGCTCGCAAAGTATTGAAGCTTTAAACCATCTTTTTAACTCCATGTGTCAAGCAGATGAGTTAATAAACTCTGATAAATCCATAAATAAACAACAAATTGGTCTAGACATCGTTTGTAATTATATGACCGTATCCAGTACTGGTTGGTCTGCAAATAAAGCTATACCAAACACATATGGGAAAGGGTGGGAAATGTTAAGTGAAAATAACGAAGAGTATAATAACtatttaaatatctttaGCGACACacataatttatttaatgataatacaaTGTCGAATAATGAAGTTTCAACTAGTCAGCAAGAGCCATATTCTATTGGAAATTCCTACACAAAAATTACACCAGAAATAAGTTTACAGcaaattgaaaaacttaaatcaaataataaaaatgataaaattaataaaattctttcTCCATTTGCAATACGGCAAATAATTAAGACTCCTCAAGATTTGGTAACCCATGGTTATCTACTAACTGCTCCAAATTATAAGAGAgcatatataaaattatatcaaaGAATATGTCAAAGAATATCAGATACTAtatccaataataaaacaggtagtttaaaaaataataaacaaaaagttgaaaaatcaGATATTGTTTTAGAAAAAGTTATCTGCCAACAATTACATGAGCTTTTAAACCTTCTAATTACACATTATGGTCCCATATTTTTACAGCATCTGGCGTGTTTTTCACCTCAAGATCGTTTTCTGCAGGAATATATGTTCCAAAGTATCTTACTAGATTTAGAATCATGTATTAATTCATACCCCTCCCCccccattattatttggagAAGAACTGGTGAAATTTGTTATGTTAATGAACAAATAACGGATGTACTTCGGGAGAAGCCAGAAGAGTTATTAACAGGGTccagaattatttttgaattttttgataataaaaccatagtgaaatattttgaaatctttCAGTATTATCTCACATATGGCCCATTGTTGTCAGAATatcaaaaagatattaattcGATTTCAAATGAATATGGATTCAGCGTCTCGCAAGATGGTAAATCAGTATTTACCAACATTCGTCTTAAAGTTGGAATAGAAAACTATATTAAAGCAGGATGctgtttttcaatttattcaGATAACCATAATATTCCTCTTTTAATCATGGGCCAGTTTTTTCTCATTCCTAATACCAAATAG
- the SPT2 gene encoding Spt2p (similar to Saccharomyces cerevisiae SPT2 (YER161C); ancestral locus Anc_8.224), with translation MSFLSKLSKLKKSSSSAQSRKGLVKTNEPEESLLPKSYVREEDDAVKRLKELRKKELLKNGGDVHKKSAAKKESSLKSSTTKSSSRRPKNRDSHSETTYKRKIGERTKGASYQGSNNVISRKEHTKKMSFDELMKQAETNKTKPEIDMNKQNLPKPARRLSKPGFKPSKYARNNQIAKANSTDLNSERKSHNSNNLRDTPSLSKPSGEESPVVVQIPKNNFARPNEKIRKMLDSRKRSHKRQYDYDDEEEDDMSDFIEDDEGEEDSYHNYDRRKADRDPGYDRDEIWAMFNKGKKRSDYGYDDYYEDDMEANEFEIMEEEEEARKIARIEDKQEEAWLKSHEAAKKKRKNFR, from the coding sequence ATGAgttttttatcaaaattatcaaaactTAAAAAATCGTCATCTTCCGCACAGAGCAGAAAAGGTTTGGTTAAAACAAACGAACCAGAAGAATCATTACTACCTAAATCGTATGTTCgtgaagaagatgatgctgtaaaaagattaaaagagttaagaaaaaaagaacttttaaaaaacgGTGGTGACGTGCATAAAAAATCTGCTGCAAAGAAAGAAAGTTCTCTTAAGAGTTCAACTACAAAATCTAGTTCAAGAAGACCAAAAAACAGGGACTCACATTCTGAAACTACttacaaaagaaaaattggaGAAAGGACTAAGGGAGCGTCCTATCAAGGTTCAAATAATGTAATCTCAAGAAAAGAACatactaaaaaaatgtcTTTTGACGAATTAATGAAACAAGCAGAGacaaataaaacaaaaccAGAAATTGATATGAATAAACAAAATCTACCAAAGCCAGCAAGACGCTTATCAAAACCTGGCTTTAAACCATCAAAATATGCTAGGAACAATCAGATTGCTAAAGCAAATTCAACTGACTTAAATTCGGAAAGAAAGTCACATAATTCTAACAACCTTCGAGATACTCCATCTCTGTCGAAGCCTTCAGGTGAGGAATCCCCTGTGGTTGTTCAAATTCCAAAGAATAATTTTGCTCGACCAAATGAGAAGATTAGAAAGATGCTAGACTCTAGGAAGAGAAGCCATAAAAGACAATACgattatgatgatgaggaagaagatgatatgAGTGATTTTatagaagatgatgaaggtGAAGAAGATAGTTATCATAATTATGATAGACGAAAAGCAGATAGAGATCCGGGATATGATAGAGATGAAATTTGGGCTATGTTTAACAAGGGCAAAAAACGTTCTGATTACGGCTACGATGATTACTATGAAGATGATATGGAAGctaatgaatttgaaatcatggaagaagaagaagaagctAGAAAAATTGCCAGAATAGAAGATAAACAGGAAGAAGCTTGGCTGAAAAGTCATGAAGCTgctaaaaagaaaagaaaaaattttcgCTAG
- the RLI1 gene encoding Fe-S cluster-binding ribosome biosynthesis protein (similar to Saccharomyces cerevisiae RLI1 (YDR091C); ancestral locus Anc_8.227): MSEKNARIAIVNGDRCKPKKCRQECKRSCPVVKTGKLCIEVTPTSKIAFISEILCIGCGICVKKCPFDAITIINLPTNLESQVAHRYSANSFKLHRLPTPRPGQVLGLVGTNGIGKSTALKILAGKQKPNLGRYESPPEWQEIIKYYRGSELQNYFTKMLEDDIKAIIKPQYVDNIPRAIKGPIQKVGELLKHRMEKDSEDVKRYIKILQLDHVLNREIEKLSGGELQRFALGMTCVQDADVYMFDEPSSYLDVKQRLNAAQIIRDMLAPTKYVICVEHDLSVLDYLSDFVCIIYGVPSVYGVVTLPSSVREGINIFLDGHIPSENLRFRSEALQFRLHDAATDELQSAATRDFSYPSMVRTQGDFKLTVEAGDFSDSEILVMMGENGTGKTTLIKLLAGKIPADDGKEVPKINVSMKPQKIAPKFPGTVRQLFFKKIRAQFLNPQFQTDVCKPLKIDDIIDQEVQTLSGGELQRVAIVLSLGVPADIYLIDEPSAYLDSEQRIICSKVIRRFIMHNKKTAFIVEHDFIMATYMADQVIVFEGTPSKDAYARAPESLLTGCNRFLKNLNVTFRRDPNSFRPRINKLDSQMDKEQKLSGNYFFLDTNGV; the protein is encoded by the coding sequence ATGAGTGAAAAAAACGCCCGTATCGCCATTGTCAATGGTGACAGATGTAAGCCAAAGAAATGTCGTCAAGAATGTAAGAGATCCTGTCCTGTCGTAAAAACTGGTAAATTGTGTATCGAAGTTACGCCTACTTCTAAAATTGCTTTTATTTCTGAAATTTTATGTATTGGTTGTGGTATTTGTGTTAAAAAGTGTCCATTTGAtgctattactattatcaACTTACCAACTAATTTAGAATCACAAGTTGCTCATCGTTACTCTGCTAATAGTTTCAAATTGCATAGATTGCCTACTCCAAGACCTGGTCAAGTTTTAGGTTTAGTCGGTACCAATGGTATTGGTAAGTCTACCGCTTTAAAAATCTTAGCTGGTAAACAAAAACCAAATTTAGGTCGTTATGAAAGTCCTCCTGAATGGCAAGAAATCATTAAGTACTACCGTGGTTCTGAATTGCAAAACTATTTCACCAAGATGTTAgaagatgatattaaagCTATCATTAAACCACAATATGTGGATAACATTCCAAGAGCTATTAAGGGACCTATCCAGAAAGTTggagaattattaaagcaTAGAATGGAAAAAGATTCAGAGGATGTCAAACGTtacattaaaatattgcaATTAGACCATGTCTTGAATagagaaattgaaaaattatctgGTGGTGAATTACAAAGATTTGCTTTGGGTATGACTTGTGTTCAAGATGCGGATGTCTATATGTTTGATGAACCATCATCATATTTGGATGTTAAGCAACGTTTAAATGCTGCCCAAATTATTAGAGATATGTTAGCTCCAACGAAATACGTTATTTGTGTTGAACACGATTTGTCTGTCTTGGATTATTTGTCTGATTTTGTTTGTATCATTTATGGTGTTCCATCTGTTTATGGTGTTGTTACTTTACCTTCATCTGTAAGAGAGGGTATCAACATTTTCTTAGATGGTCATATTCCATCTGAAAATTTGAGATTCAGATCAGAAGCATTACAATTTAGATTGCATGACGCTGCAACAGATGAACTTCAAAGTGCTGCTACTAGAGACTTTAGCTATCCATCTATGGTTCGTACTCAAGgtgatttcaaattaacTGTTGAAGCTGGTGATTTTTCTGACTCCGAAATTTTGGTTATGATGGGTGAAAATGGTACTGGTAAGACTACTTTAATTAAGTTATTGGCTGGTAAAATCCCAGCAGATGATGGTAAAGAAGTTCCAAAAATTAACGTTTCTATGAAACCACAGAAAATTGCTCCAAAGTTCCCAGGTACTGTTAGACAATTATTCTTCAAGAAAATTAGAGCTCAATTTTTGAACCCACAATTTCAAACAGATGTCTGTAAGCCATTGAAAATTGACGATATCATTGATCAAGAAGTCCAAACTTTATCTGGTGGTGAATTGCAAAGAGTTGCTATTGTCTTATCTTTGGGTGTTCCAGctgatatttatttaattgatgaaCCTTCTGCTTACTTAGATTCTGAACAACGTATTATTTGTTCTAAAGTTATcagaagatttattatgCACAACAAAAAGACTGCTTTTATCGTCGAGCATGATTTCATAATGGCTACTTACATGGCTGATCAAGTTATTGTTTTTGAAGGTACTCCATCTAAAGATGCTTATGCTAGAGCTCcagaatcattattaactGGTTGTAATagatttttaaagaatttgaatgtTACCTTTAGAAGAGATCCAAACTCTTTCAGACCAAGAATCAACAAATTGGATTCTCAAATGGATaaagaacaaaaattatctgGTAACTATTTCTTCTTGGATACCAATGGTGTCTAA